Proteins co-encoded in one Natronorubrum daqingense genomic window:
- a CDS encoding PRC-barrel domain-containing protein, which yields MDDTPQEITSLVGREVYSNNGVFVGEVEDLRLNVDGEAVTGLALGQLNTELFTDTARGTQGVIVPYRWVRAVGDVILINDVVERVKQPDEEEQEVVA from the coding sequence ATGGACGACACTCCCCAAGAAATTACCTCTCTCGTCGGTCGCGAGGTATACTCGAACAACGGCGTTTTCGTCGGCGAAGTCGAGGATCTTCGTTTGAACGTCGACGGCGAAGCCGTCACCGGACTCGCTCTGGGCCAGCTCAACACCGAACTGTTCACCGACACCGCTCGCGGAACGCAAGGCGTCATCGTTCCCTACCGCTGGGTCCGTGCCGTCGGAGACGTCATCCTGATCAACGATGTCGTCGAGCGCGTCAAACAGCCCGACGAGGAAGAGCAAGAAGTCGTCGCCTAA
- a CDS encoding acetate--CoA ligase family protein: protein MGRLSALFDPESVGVVGATDREGSVGRAILENLQETYDGEIVPVNPSREQVLGLECYSTVTAAPAIDLAVLVVPPDIVLEVLDDLGETDTRAVVVVTAGFAESGEEGATREQRLCERAERYGLEIVGPNSLGVMSTANGLNATFGPDSPREGSISFLSQSGAFVTAVLEWADEQRIGFHHVVSLGNKADLDETDFLREWGDDPGTDVIIGYLEGIDDGTAFLETAREVTEDTPIVLVKAGRTDAGAQAASSHTGAIAGSERAYETGLEQAGVIRAHSVQELFDFARALSGLPEPDTDGVAVVTNAGGPGVLATDAVGDSRLEMASLSAQTTDRLADVLPEEATRYNPVDVIGDANADRFGDALETVLEDDAVGAAIVVSAPTAVLGYDRLAETIIEKHEDYGKPIVACLMGGERARAAEQVLRGFGVPNFFDPTRAVAGLEALTRYREIRERTIDEPTTFDVDRERAQKVLSRAERYSDNRVGVESMELLEAYGIPTPASEVVSDPDRASEVARAIEGDVVMKIVSPDVSHKSDIGGVRVGVSDDEVASAYEDIVARVRTYQPDATILGVQIQELVEMEDSTETIVGMNRDPQFGPLVVFGLGGIFVETLEDTAVRVAPIGESEARDMIDEIQASPLLRGARGREPAHIDAITETIQRLSQLVVDFPSILELDVNPLVVAPEGVQAIDLSLTVDTDRLEGDEP from the coding sequence ATGGGCCGGCTGTCTGCGCTCTTCGATCCGGAATCCGTTGGTGTCGTCGGGGCGACCGACCGCGAGGGGTCGGTTGGGCGGGCGATCCTCGAGAACCTGCAGGAGACCTACGACGGTGAGATCGTACCCGTCAACCCCTCGCGCGAGCAGGTGCTCGGACTCGAGTGCTATTCCACCGTCACGGCAGCGCCGGCGATCGATCTCGCGGTGCTCGTCGTTCCACCCGACATCGTCCTCGAAGTACTCGATGATCTCGGTGAGACCGACACCCGCGCGGTGGTCGTCGTGACGGCCGGGTTCGCCGAGTCGGGCGAGGAGGGGGCGACGCGCGAACAGCGCCTGTGCGAACGCGCCGAGCGCTACGGTCTCGAGATCGTCGGGCCGAACAGCCTCGGCGTCATGTCGACGGCCAACGGCCTGAACGCCACCTTCGGCCCCGACTCGCCGCGCGAGGGGTCTATTTCGTTTCTGAGCCAATCCGGCGCGTTCGTCACGGCCGTCCTCGAGTGGGCCGACGAGCAACGAATCGGCTTCCATCACGTCGTCTCCCTCGGGAACAAAGCCGACCTCGACGAAACGGACTTCCTCCGAGAGTGGGGCGACGACCCGGGGACAGACGTCATTATCGGCTACCTCGAGGGAATCGACGACGGCACTGCGTTCCTCGAGACTGCGCGTGAAGTGACGGAAGACACGCCGATCGTGCTCGTCAAAGCCGGCCGAACGGACGCCGGTGCGCAGGCCGCCTCCTCGCACACCGGCGCGATCGCCGGCAGCGAACGAGCCTACGAAACCGGCCTCGAGCAAGCCGGCGTGATCCGGGCGCACTCCGTCCAGGAGCTATTCGACTTCGCTCGAGCGCTTTCTGGCCTGCCGGAACCCGACACCGACGGCGTCGCCGTCGTGACGAACGCCGGTGGACCGGGCGTGCTCGCGACCGACGCCGTCGGCGACTCGCGACTCGAGATGGCCTCGCTGAGCGCACAGACGACGGACCGACTGGCGGACGTCTTACCGGAGGAAGCGACCCGGTACAACCCGGTCGACGTGATCGGCGACGCCAACGCGGACCGATTCGGCGACGCGCTCGAGACCGTCCTCGAGGACGACGCCGTCGGTGCGGCGATCGTCGTCAGTGCACCGACGGCAGTTCTGGGATACGACAGACTCGCCGAGACGATCATCGAGAAGCACGAAGATTACGGCAAGCCGATCGTGGCGTGTCTGATGGGCGGCGAGCGCGCGCGGGCCGCAGAGCAGGTCCTCCGCGGGTTCGGCGTGCCGAACTTTTTCGACCCGACTCGAGCGGTGGCCGGACTCGAGGCGCTGACCCGATACCGAGAGATTCGCGAGCGAACGATCGACGAGCCGACGACGTTCGACGTCGACCGCGAGCGCGCACAAAAAGTACTCTCGCGCGCCGAGCGATACAGCGACAATCGCGTCGGCGTCGAGTCGATGGAGTTGCTCGAGGCCTACGGCATACCGACGCCGGCGAGCGAAGTGGTATCGGACCCTGATCGGGCGTCCGAGGTCGCGAGGGCCATCGAGGGCGACGTCGTGATGAAGATCGTGAGTCCCGACGTGTCCCACAAATCCGACATCGGCGGGGTTCGAGTCGGCGTCTCGGACGACGAGGTGGCCAGTGCGTACGAGGATATCGTCGCTCGCGTGCGTACGTACCAGCCCGACGCGACGATTCTCGGCGTCCAGATTCAGGAACTCGTCGAGATGGAAGACAGTACCGAGACAATCGTCGGAATGAACCGCGACCCGCAGTTCGGGCCGCTCGTCGTGTTCGGCCTCGGCGGTATCTTCGTCGAAACGCTCGAGGACACGGCGGTTCGCGTCGCACCGATCGGCGAGTCGGAGGCCCGCGACATGATCGACGAGATTCAGGCGTCGCCGTTGTTGCGCGGCGCTCGCGGACGTGAACCCGCACATATCGACGCCATCACCGAGACGATCCAACGGCTATCCCAGCTAGTCGTCGACTTTCCGTCGATACTCGAACTCGACGTCAACCCGCTGGTCGTCGCTCCGGAGGGTGTACAGGCGATCGATCTCAGCCTCACCGTCGACACAGACCGACTCGAGGGAGACGAGCCATGA
- a CDS encoding enoyl-CoA hydratase/isomerase family protein: MHVERDDGVRRIFFDRPAALNAMTKETAVNLAETIEETSPDECHAIVLTGEGDAFSAGGDLESLSDFPDTARDAYESVSDTFGRVVEAMLESNVPILAKVNGDAIGAGLALVALADIAYASEDATFSCAFVRVGLIPDTGATFMLPHIVGLRAAKKLAFTGEFFDAERAADLELINEAVPADELNERVEQDVARLRKAPTAIVGMMKQAMHENMTRHWSEALDYENQLQVQARTSDAHEEGVTAFLENREPEFDT; encoded by the coding sequence ATGCACGTCGAACGCGACGACGGAGTCCGCCGAATTTTCTTCGACCGACCAGCGGCACTCAACGCGATGACGAAAGAGACCGCCGTAAATCTCGCGGAGACGATCGAGGAGACGTCTCCGGACGAGTGTCACGCAATCGTCCTCACGGGAGAAGGTGACGCGTTCAGTGCCGGCGGCGACCTCGAGTCGCTCTCTGACTTTCCGGACACGGCGCGAGACGCGTACGAGTCGGTCTCCGACACCTTCGGCCGCGTCGTTGAGGCAATGCTCGAGTCGAACGTCCCGATACTCGCGAAAGTTAACGGCGATGCAATCGGTGCGGGACTGGCACTCGTCGCCCTCGCAGACATCGCCTACGCGAGCGAGGACGCGACGTTCTCGTGTGCGTTCGTCCGCGTTGGACTCATTCCTGACACCGGCGCCACGTTCATGCTGCCCCACATCGTCGGTCTTCGGGCCGCGAAGAAACTCGCGTTCACCGGCGAGTTTTTCGACGCCGAACGGGCGGCCGACCTCGAGTTGATCAACGAGGCCGTTCCAGCCGACGAACTCAACGAGCGCGTCGAGCAAGACGTCGCTCGGCTTCGAAAGGCACCGACGGCCATCGTCGGCATGATGAAACAGGCGATGCACGAGAACATGACGCGTCACTGGTCGGAAGCTCTCGATTACGAGAATCAACTGCAGGTACAGGCCCGGACGTCGGACGCCCACGAGGAGGGGGTCACGGCGTTCCTCGAAAACCGGGAGCCAGAATTCGACACCTAA
- a CDS encoding DHH family phosphoesterase: MSTGVTISSISDYAILGCGSVGYAVAEELVEQGKDVLIIDRDESRVESLRDQDLDARTADISEPETADFVTDRDVVLILASDVESNKQAVEHIRAVDDTQFVVARASDPVSGDELEEAGADIVINPSSVIAESALRALESGELEYNAGKLAQLVETTDERLAIVTQDSPDPDSIASAAALQAIASHLGVESDIIYLGDVGHQENRAFVNLLGIDLVQWDEIGDHAIYDTAAMVDHATSAEMDLDVDIVVDHHEPEVEYEPEFVDIRPNMSSTSTIMTKYIQEFDMNVSEEVATALLYGIRAETLDFKRDTTPADLTAAAYLYPFANHDTLEQVESPSMSPETLDVLAEAITNRDVQGSHLVSNAGLVRDREALTQAASHLLDLEGVTTTAVFGIADETIFLAGRSKDIRINIGKVLEDAYGEMGETAGHSTQASAEIPLGIFTGIQISEETRDTLLDLTEEAVKRTLFDAMGVDGSEGSNGN; encoded by the coding sequence ATGAGTACGGGGGTTACCATCTCGTCGATTTCTGACTATGCGATCTTGGGATGTGGGAGCGTCGGCTACGCCGTCGCAGAAGAACTCGTCGAGCAGGGAAAGGACGTCCTGATCATCGACCGTGACGAAAGCCGCGTCGAGTCCCTCCGCGATCAGGACCTCGACGCTCGCACGGCAGACATCAGCGAACCCGAAACCGCAGACTTCGTCACCGACCGCGACGTCGTCCTCATCCTCGCCTCCGACGTCGAATCTAACAAACAGGCCGTCGAACACATCCGCGCCGTCGACGATACCCAGTTCGTCGTCGCACGCGCGAGCGATCCCGTCTCCGGCGACGAACTCGAGGAAGCCGGTGCCGACATCGTCATCAACCCGTCGTCGGTGATCGCCGAATCCGCCCTCCGCGCCCTCGAGTCGGGGGAACTCGAGTACAACGCGGGGAAACTCGCCCAGCTGGTCGAGACGACCGACGAGCGCTTGGCAATCGTCACGCAGGACAGCCCCGACCCGGATTCGATCGCGAGCGCGGCCGCGTTGCAGGCGATTGCGTCCCACCTCGGCGTCGAATCGGATATCATCTATCTGGGTGACGTTGGCCACCAGGAGAATCGCGCGTTCGTCAACCTCCTCGGGATTGATCTGGTGCAGTGGGACGAAATCGGCGATCACGCCATTTACGATACGGCAGCCATGGTGGATCACGCGACGTCCGCAGAGATGGACCTCGACGTCGACATTGTCGTCGACCACCACGAACCCGAAGTGGAGTACGAACCCGAATTCGTCGACATCCGACCGAACATGTCCTCCACGTCGACGATAATGACGAAGTACATACAGGAGTTCGACATGAACGTCTCCGAGGAGGTCGCCACCGCGTTACTGTACGGTATCCGCGCGGAGACGCTCGATTTCAAACGCGACACTACCCCCGCGGATCTCACCGCCGCCGCGTATCTCTACCCCTTCGCCAACCACGACACCTTAGAACAAGTCGAGTCGCCGTCGATGTCCCCCGAAACGCTCGACGTGCTTGCCGAGGCGATCACCAACCGAGACGTCCAGGGTAGTCACCTCGTCTCGAACGCCGGACTCGTCCGCGACCGCGAGGCGCTCACCCAGGCCGCGAGTCACCTGCTGGATCTCGAGGGCGTCACCACGACTGCCGTCTTCGGCATCGCGGACGAGACCATCTTCCTCGCGGGTCGCTCGAAGGACATCCGAATCAACATCGGCAAGGTACTCGAGGACGCCTACGGCGAGATGGGCGAGACGGCGGGCCACTCGACGCAGGCCAGCGCCGAAATCCCGCTGGGGATTTTCACCGGCATCCAGATTTCAGAGGAGACGCGTGACACGCTGCTTGACCTCACCGAAGAGGCCGTCAAACGGACGCTCTTCGACGCGATGGGCGTCGACGGCAGCGAAGGATCGAACGGAAACTGA
- a CDS encoding MBL fold metallo-hydrolase — translation MSITYEGITFERIGHASKRLETDDGTVIYIDPWEEVLESEPGDGDIVFVTHDDFDHYDPAGIDAVAKPDGTVAVYEAVDTSDLERDVVDLPADGETTVDGVTVQTVPAYNDPDGEHVDDDGNPFHAEGEVIGILVDLDGTSVFCPSDTDFLEHHESITAAVFIPPIGGHFTMDRHEAADFARSVDPELVLPEHYDTFEPIETDAEAFAAELEDDDIRVELF, via the coding sequence ATGTCCATCACATACGAGGGAATTACGTTCGAACGGATCGGCCACGCGAGCAAGCGACTCGAGACGGACGATGGAACGGTTATCTACATCGACCCCTGGGAGGAGGTCCTCGAGTCTGAACCGGGAGACGGCGATATCGTCTTCGTCACGCACGACGACTTCGATCACTACGATCCGGCGGGGATCGACGCCGTAGCGAAACCGGATGGGACGGTCGCCGTTTACGAGGCGGTCGACACGAGCGACCTCGAGCGCGATGTCGTCGACTTGCCAGCGGACGGCGAGACGACGGTCGACGGCGTTACCGTCCAGACGGTGCCCGCGTACAACGACCCGGATGGGGAACACGTCGACGACGACGGAAATCCGTTCCACGCCGAAGGCGAAGTGATCGGAATACTCGTCGACCTCGATGGGACCTCCGTCTTCTGTCCGTCGGATACGGACTTCCTCGAGCACCACGAGTCGATCACTGCGGCGGTTTTCATTCCGCCGATTGGTGGGCACTTCACCATGGACCGACACGAAGCGGCGGACTTCGCTCGCAGCGTTGACCCGGAGCTCGTCTTGCCCGAACACTACGATACGTTCGAACCGATCGAGACGGATGCCGAGGCCTTCGCTGCTGAACTCGAGGACGACGACATTCGCGTCGAGTTGTTTTGA
- the pyrB gene encoding aspartate carbamoyltransferase, whose amino-acid sequence MRHDHLITSKQLSRADIETVLDRAAEIDADPSAVADRHANTLLGLLFFEPSTRTKMSFETAMKRLGGDVVDMGSIESSSVKKGETLADTVRVIEGYADALVLRHPRQGAATMASEFVDVPLLNAGDGAGHHPTQTMLDLYTIRENAGLDDLTIGIMGDLKYGRTVHSLAHALTNFDARQHFISPESLQLPREVVYDLHQSDDGPGIREHETLEEVLPSLDVLYVTRIQRERFPDESEYQKVAGEYQIDLETLEAAADDLTVMHPLPRVDEIAPEIDDTAHAAYFDQAHNGVPVRMALLDLLLADGGDLDE is encoded by the coding sequence ATGCGCCACGATCACCTCATCACGAGCAAACAACTCTCGCGGGCGGACATCGAGACGGTCCTCGATCGGGCGGCCGAGATCGATGCCGACCCGTCGGCGGTCGCCGATCGACACGCGAACACGTTGCTCGGCTTGCTCTTTTTCGAGCCGAGTACGCGGACGAAGATGAGCTTCGAAACCGCTATGAAACGCCTCGGCGGCGACGTCGTCGACATGGGTTCGATCGAATCCTCGAGCGTCAAGAAAGGCGAGACGCTCGCCGATACGGTCCGCGTCATCGAAGGCTACGCGGACGCGCTCGTCTTGCGCCATCCTCGTCAAGGGGCGGCGACGATGGCCAGCGAGTTCGTCGACGTGCCGCTGTTGAACGCCGGCGACGGCGCGGGGCATCACCCGACGCAGACGATGCTCGATCTCTACACGATCCGCGAGAACGCCGGATTGGACGACCTGACGATCGGAATCATGGGTGACCTGAAGTACGGCCGGACGGTTCACTCGCTGGCCCACGCGCTGACGAACTTCGACGCGCGCCAGCACTTCATCAGCCCGGAGAGCCTCCAATTGCCCCGCGAAGTCGTCTACGACCTTCATCAATCCGACGACGGTCCGGGAATCCGCGAACACGAGACACTCGAGGAGGTATTGCCCTCGCTCGACGTCCTCTACGTCACCCGAATCCAGCGCGAACGCTTCCCCGACGAATCCGAGTACCAGAAGGTCGCGGGCGAGTACCAGATCGACCTCGAGACGCTCGAGGCAGCAGCGGACGACCTGACGGTGATGCATCCGCTTCCCCGCGTCGACGAGATCGCACCCGAGATCGACGATACGGCTCACGCGGCGTACTTCGATCAGGCGCACAACGGGGTACCGGTTCGGATGGCGTTGCTGGATCTGTTGCTCGCGGATGGGGGTGATCTCGATGAGTAA
- a CDS encoding helix-turn-helix domain-containing protein: MTSIADIEISADGTGTGELFDAIPSLTCEMERVIASSGHGLWLSGPSQEAIEDALTEASGIEAYTLISDDDGRWLYDIQFNNATTDVFELILEEQGTVLSASASSGTWLLSIRFADRESVSSLYDRLDEAEITPTIVRLFDLAEETHTQCGLTARQYETLVAAIDHGYFEIPREVSMQELSEELGISHQALSERLRRAYRALVTSELNVSEDETVAPPMPSD, from the coding sequence ATGACATCGATCGCAGACATCGAGATTTCGGCAGACGGGACTGGAACAGGTGAATTGTTCGACGCAATTCCATCGCTCACCTGCGAGATGGAACGGGTAATCGCTTCGAGCGGCCACGGACTCTGGCTCTCGGGGCCTTCACAGGAAGCAATCGAGGACGCCCTGACGGAAGCGTCAGGCATCGAAGCGTACACACTCATTTCCGACGATGACGGTCGGTGGCTGTACGATATCCAGTTCAACAACGCTACGACCGACGTCTTCGAGTTGATCCTCGAGGAGCAGGGAACGGTCCTGAGCGCGTCGGCCTCGAGTGGCACGTGGCTGTTGAGCATTCGATTTGCCGACCGGGAGAGCGTCAGTTCGCTCTACGACAGACTCGACGAGGCGGAGATCACGCCGACGATCGTTCGCCTGTTCGACCTCGCAGAGGAGACGCACACGCAGTGTGGACTCACGGCGCGACAGTACGAAACGCTCGTGGCGGCGATCGACCACGGCTACTTCGAAATTCCGCGTGAGGTCTCGATGCAGGAGCTCTCGGAGGAACTCGGCATCTCACACCAGGCCCTCTCGGAGCGACTCCGCCGGGCCTACCGCGCACTCGTTACCTCGGAACTCAACGTCTCCGAGGACGAAACCGTCGCCCCGCCGATGCCATCGGACTGA
- a CDS encoding HalOD1 output domain-containing protein codes for MVSHDDRPRLHDDCVEIRTVREDGESVTHMILRGLARSKNVPVSQLDSLYDDVETESVGDLLTHSRETNSNVSVTFTTDDHTVVVTSEDCICIRDPDRANSHFSEKN; via the coding sequence ATGGTCTCCCACGATGACCGCCCTCGACTACACGACGACTGCGTAGAGATCCGGACCGTTCGCGAGGACGGTGAATCTGTGACACACATGATTCTGCGAGGACTGGCTCGAAGCAAAAACGTACCCGTGTCACAACTCGATTCGCTCTATGACGACGTCGAAACGGAGTCGGTAGGTGATTTACTCACCCATTCGAGAGAAACTAATTCGAACGTCAGTGTCACGTTTACAACCGACGACCATACCGTCGTTGTCACCAGCGAGGACTGCATCTGTATTCGTGATCCTGATCGAGCAAACTCGCATTTCAGCGAGAAAAACTAG
- a CDS encoding RAD55 family ATPase — protein sequence MAGRLETGIDVLDRKLEGGLPTGCVVAYTAEPASQSELLLYELTAARGTLYLSTERSDEAVDRAIEASPSSVGSPTVRHVTSEDPLEEATQLIGALPDGANLIVDTMDLLERADPTEYVTFLNELKTQMIETGSIAILHCLKGNDVPNSRPRTLHAADAVFDLRTKIAGTELENHLTIPKFREGKQPTEAIKLELVEEVAIDTSRDIA from the coding sequence ATGGCGGGTCGGCTGGAGACTGGAATCGACGTGTTGGATCGGAAACTCGAGGGTGGGTTACCGACAGGGTGTGTCGTCGCCTACACTGCCGAGCCAGCGAGCCAGTCGGAACTCCTCTTGTACGAACTCACGGCCGCCCGCGGGACCCTGTACCTCTCGACCGAACGCTCCGACGAGGCAGTCGATCGAGCAATCGAGGCCTCACCGTCATCAGTCGGCAGTCCGACCGTTCGACACGTCACCAGCGAAGACCCACTCGAGGAGGCGACCCAGTTGATCGGCGCATTGCCCGACGGCGCGAATCTCATCGTCGACACGATGGACCTCCTCGAGCGAGCCGACCCGACCGAGTACGTCACCTTTCTCAACGAACTCAAGACGCAGATGATCGAGACCGGTTCGATCGCCATCTTACACTGTCTCAAAGGGAACGACGTCCCTAACAGTCGGCCACGGACACTCCACGCCGCGGACGCCGTCTTCGACTTGCGAACGAAAATTGCGGGAACGGAACTCGAAAATCATCTCACGATTCCAAAATTCCGCGAGGGCAAACAGCCGACCGAAGCGATCAAACTCGAACTCGTCGAAGAAGTCGCGATCGACACGAGCCGAGATATTGCGTAA
- a CDS encoding phosphotransacetylase family protein gives MTDTDTETDTSTTANDRNSTESERTGAEQPETGDRDAREAASESEDDETAHEVREREMETILVSSIESGIGKTAITIALAGIARDGGARVGYMKPKGTRLESNVGKTLDADPLLARDILGLEAELHDLEPVVYSPTFIEQTLRGREDPDEIHERVEAAFETVSDGCDRLFVEGGGEYTVGGIVDLTDPDVADLFDARVVLVAPYSIPGDVDDVLAAADAFGDRLAGVVFNNVENAAHDTLESTVVPFLESRGIPVFGIMPRIQVLSGVSVDELASELGATVLVEGEDSYIERFSVGAMGADSALRYFRRTKDAAVITGGDRAGIHTAALEAPGVTCLILTGGHRPSKTIIGEAAQQGLSILSVQTDTLTTAERAESIVRSGRTRDESTVDRMEDLLSDHVDVESILEGTSGA, from the coding sequence ATGACTGACACAGACACCGAGACAGACACATCGACAACAGCGAACGATCGAAACTCGACCGAGAGCGAGCGGACTGGAGCCGAACAGCCCGAAACCGGCGATCGCGACGCGAGAGAAGCGGCGAGTGAGAGCGAAGATGACGAGACCGCTCACGAGGTGCGCGAGCGGGAAATGGAGACGATTCTCGTCAGTTCGATCGAATCGGGGATCGGAAAGACCGCGATCACCATCGCACTCGCGGGCATCGCGCGAGATGGCGGTGCACGCGTCGGCTACATGAAGCCGAAGGGAACCCGTCTCGAGAGTAACGTCGGGAAGACGCTGGACGCCGACCCGCTACTCGCACGAGATATCCTGGGGCTCGAGGCGGAACTCCACGACTTAGAGCCCGTCGTCTACTCGCCGACGTTCATCGAACAAACGCTTCGGGGCCGAGAGGACCCCGACGAAATTCACGAGCGAGTCGAGGCGGCGTTCGAGACCGTCTCCGATGGGTGTGATCGACTGTTCGTCGAGGGCGGCGGCGAGTACACCGTCGGCGGGATCGTCGACCTCACCGATCCCGACGTTGCGGATCTCTTCGACGCACGCGTCGTCCTCGTCGCGCCGTACTCGATCCCCGGCGACGTCGACGACGTACTGGCCGCAGCAGACGCCTTCGGAGATCGACTCGCGGGCGTCGTCTTCAACAACGTCGAGAACGCCGCCCACGACACGCTCGAGTCGACCGTGGTCCCGTTCCTCGAGAGCCGCGGAATTCCGGTCTTCGGGATCATGCCCCGCATACAGGTGCTCTCGGGAGTTTCGGTCGACGAACTGGCTTCGGAACTCGGCGCGACGGTACTCGTCGAGGGCGAAGACAGCTACATCGAGCGCTTCAGCGTCGGCGCGATGGGTGCAGACAGCGCGCTTCGATACTTCCGGCGAACGAAAGACGCCGCCGTCATCACCGGCGGTGACCGCGCCGGCATCCACACCGCAGCACTCGAGGCACCCGGCGTCACGTGCTTGATCCTCACCGGTGGCCACCGCCCGTCGAAGACCATCATCGGCGAGGCTGCACAACAGGGGCTCTCGATCCTCTCCGTCCAGACCGACACGCTCACGACGGCCGAACGCGCCGAGAGCATCGTTCGCAGCGGCCGCACGCGCGACGAATCGACCGTCGATCGAATGGAGGACTTGCTCTCCGATCACGTCGACGTCGAATCGATCCTCGAGGGCACCTCGGGCGCGTGA
- a CDS encoding FKBP-type peptidyl-prolyl cis-trans isomerase, translating into MTEDQEAELEEQADDVDETADEDAQDGLQAGDFVQIDYTAYTVEDEQLVDTTDPEVAEEEGVDDQGQEFKPRTIVIGEGHIFEGVEEALTGSEAGDSGTVTIDAEEAFGEYDPDDVQTVSADKIDEDDRYPGANVQVDGQQGYISTIIGGRARVDFNHPLAGEDVEYEYEILEEVDDREQQASGLFEMFLGMEPDLWIETDEVEEEVPVEPDEDEDEDAEPEFETEVVEKETLYLEATPQMTMNQQWMMGKQQIGQQVIDQIGVDRVIVQEVIDGMGMGGMGGMMGGMGGMGGGDIEEALEDADVDADEIVEELEGAEE; encoded by the coding sequence ATGACCGAGGATCAGGAGGCCGAACTCGAGGAGCAGGCCGATGACGTTGACGAAACAGCAGACGAAGACGCTCAGGACGGGCTTCAAGCGGGCGACTTCGTCCAGATCGACTACACCGCATACACCGTCGAGGACGAGCAACTCGTCGACACGACGGATCCCGAGGTCGCCGAAGAAGAAGGCGTCGACGATCAGGGCCAGGAGTTCAAGCCCCGAACGATCGTTATCGGTGAAGGGCACATCTTCGAAGGCGTCGAGGAGGCCCTCACCGGCAGCGAAGCCGGCGACTCCGGCACCGTGACGATCGACGCCGAAGAGGCATTCGGCGAGTACGATCCCGACGACGTCCAGACGGTTAGCGCCGACAAGATCGACGAGGACGACCGCTACCCCGGCGCGAACGTGCAAGTCGACGGTCAGCAGGGCTACATCAGCACGATCATCGGCGGTCGTGCTCGCGTCGACTTCAACCACCCGCTCGCGGGTGAAGACGTCGAGTACGAGTACGAGATTCTCGAGGAAGTCGACGACAGAGAACAGCAGGCTTCCGGCCTGTTCGAGATGTTCCTCGGCATGGAACCGGACCTCTGGATCGAGACCGACGAAGTCGAAGAGGAGGTCCCTGTCGAACCCGACGAAGACGAGGACGAAGACGCCGAACCGGAATTCGAGACGGAAGTCGTCGAGAAGGAGACGCTCTACCTCGAGGCCACGCCACAGATGACCATGAACCAGCAGTGGATGATGGGCAAACAACAGATCGGTCAGCAGGTCATCGACCAGATCGGTGTTGACCGCGTCATCGTCCAGGAAGTCATCGACGGCATGGGTATGGGCGGAATGGGCGGCATGATGGGCGGTATGGGCGGCATGGGCGGCGGCGACATCGAGGAGGCCCTCGAGGACGCCGACGTCGACGCCGACGAAATCGTCGAAGAACTCGAAGGCGCAGAAGAGTAA
- the pyrI gene encoding aspartate carbamoyltransferase regulatory subunit codes for MSNDGGGETGGDHQLRVSKIRSGTVIDHVRGGQALNVLAILGIDGSEGEELSIGMNVPSDRLARKDIVKVEGRELSQDEVDVLSLIAPESTINIVRDYDVIEKHRVDRPELVEGVLSCPNSECITTGDEPVTSTFDVLEDGVRCAYCETIVRTGIASLIDT; via the coding sequence ATGAGTAACGACGGTGGCGGCGAGACAGGCGGCGACCACCAGTTGCGCGTCAGTAAGATTCGAAGCGGAACCGTCATCGATCACGTCCGCGGCGGGCAGGCGCTGAACGTGCTGGCGATTCTCGGCATCGACGGCAGCGAGGGTGAGGAGCTTTCGATCGGAATGAACGTCCCCTCGGATCGGCTCGCGCGAAAAGACATCGTCAAAGTCGAAGGGCGAGAGCTTAGCCAGGACGAAGTGGACGTGCTCTCGCTGATCGCCCCCGAGTCGACGATCAACATCGTTCGGGATTACGACGTGATCGAAAAACACCGCGTCGATCGCCCGGAACTCGTTGAAGGTGTCCTCTCGTGTCCAAATTCGGAGTGTATTACGACCGGCGACGAACCGGTTACGTCCACGTTCGACGTGCTCGAGGATGGAGTCAGATGTGCGTACTGCGAGACGATCGTCCGCACCGGAATCGCCTCGTTAATCGACACCTGA